In Nanohaloarchaea archaeon SW_7_43_1, a single window of DNA contains:
- a CDS encoding GTP-binding protein, whose protein sequence is MGTEDRIQELEEKLEETPVNKATETERGRLKGQIADLKEEKQKKQKGTGDTTGYAVEKKGDATVALVGFPSVGKSTLLNKLTNADSETGSYEFTTLDVEPGMLKCKGANIQILDVPGLIGGAADGRGGGQQVLSVVRNADLILFMLDPEEMREEEIKQEIYNVGIRTNSAPPDMKVEKKGKGGIKISSTVDLNIEEDTLRQMMKQRGYTNAGLTIREKIDLDRFIDGLMSNRKYLPAITTVNKADMLDKDKREEYEQKYNLLISAEKGDKLEELKEMIFDRLGLVRIYMKEKGEKPDRSDPLILREGDTVEDALDELPGDMKERFKKAKVTGPSSKFPGQKVGRDHELMDEDILELNLRHLA, encoded by the coding sequence ATGGGAACAGAAGACCGTATCCAGGAACTGGAAGAAAAACTAGAAGAGACACCTGTAAACAAAGCCACGGAAACCGAAAGAGGCAGACTCAAAGGCCAGATCGCTGACTTGAAGGAAGAAAAACAGAAGAAGCAGAAAGGAACAGGCGACACAACCGGGTACGCGGTCGAGAAAAAGGGCGATGCAACAGTAGCGCTAGTAGGGTTTCCATCAGTTGGTAAATCCACGCTTCTAAATAAACTTACTAACGCGGACTCTGAGACAGGTAGCTACGAGTTCACCACGCTAGATGTAGAGCCAGGAATGCTGAAATGCAAGGGTGCGAACATACAGATACTTGATGTCCCAGGTCTAATCGGGGGAGCAGCAGACGGCAGAGGTGGAGGCCAACAGGTTCTCTCCGTCGTTAGAAACGCAGATTTGATTCTATTCATGCTTGACCCTGAAGAGATGAGGGAAGAGGAAATTAAACAGGAAATATACAACGTAGGAATAAGAACCAACTCAGCTCCGCCAGACATGAAGGTAGAGAAAAAAGGTAAAGGCGGAATCAAGATTTCTTCGACAGTTGATCTCAATATTGAGGAAGACACACTGCGACAGATGATGAAACAACGAGGTTATACTAATGCAGGGCTGACAATCCGGGAGAAAATTGATCTGGATCGGTTCATCGATGGACTAATGAGTAACAGGAAATACCTGCCAGCTATAACTACAGTTAACAAGGCCGATATGCTTGATAAGGACAAAAGAGAAGAATACGAACAGAAATATAATCTTCTGATTTCGGCTGAGAAAGGAGACAAACTTGAGGAGCTTAAGGAAATGATATTTGACCGGCTCGGACTTGTAAGAATATACATGAAGGAGAAAGGTGAAAAACCGGATAGGAGCGACCCACTAATCCTGAGAGAGGGAGATACAGTTGAAGATGCACTGGACGAACTTCCAGGAGATATGAAGGAGAGGTTCAAGAAAGCCAAAGTCACTGGTCCAAGCTCAAAGTTCCCTGGTCAAAAGGTAGGGAGAGACCACGAGCTAATGGATGAAGATATTCTCGAGCTGAACCTGAGACATTTGGCGTAA
- a CDS encoding AAA family ATPase yields MKFSEHRGLHLKSSGTTIIPLDMRRPNTVIEDARVLRADYLPNRMVHRDPQTREIKRNLEPMLEGKTARNMLLYGAPGTGKTTMANYVVDEIQKYSSEVVSGSVNCWKYPSRFKVYYNILQDLGVNLIHRTGTPTDELVDKFQSKARKRPTIVILDEVDQIEDERILYDFARMEDVALIMLANKETALYDVDERIRSSLEGTKDIHFPEYSRDELIDILGDRREWGLRNKAIERNGLRRIAVRSRGDARIAINSLRIAAEEAEKEDLEEITSNIIDESIPEAEKENKSKSKEKLTNHQRVLYDIIEDEGEIKPGKLYEKYEEEIENPKVKRTLRKYLSKMDHYRLIESEGEGRWRKYMIQE; encoded by the coding sequence ATGAAGTTCTCGGAACACCGAGGTCTCCACTTAAAAAGTAGCGGAACAACTATTATTCCATTAGATATGAGGCGACCGAATACGGTTATAGAGGACGCAAGGGTCTTGAGAGCAGATTATCTCCCAAATCGGATGGTTCACAGGGATCCACAGACACGTGAGATCAAGAGAAATCTGGAGCCTATGTTGGAAGGAAAGACTGCCCGAAACATGCTTCTATATGGAGCTCCAGGAACCGGGAAGACCACGATGGCGAACTACGTAGTGGACGAAATACAGAAATATTCCTCAGAAGTTGTCTCAGGCAGCGTCAACTGCTGGAAGTACCCTTCCCGATTCAAAGTGTACTATAACATCCTACAGGATCTCGGAGTCAATTTGATCCATAGAACCGGGACTCCAACCGATGAACTGGTGGATAAATTCCAGTCAAAAGCGAGGAAGAGACCTACAATAGTTATACTCGATGAAGTAGATCAGATAGAGGATGAAAGAATTCTCTACGACTTTGCACGAATGGAGGATGTGGCACTTATAATGCTGGCCAACAAGGAAACCGCTCTCTACGATGTCGATGAAAGAATCAGATCCTCTCTAGAAGGAACCAAAGACATACATTTCCCTGAATATTCAAGGGACGAACTTATCGATATACTCGGGGACAGAAGAGAATGGGGACTGAGAAACAAAGCCATAGAAAGAAATGGTCTGAGACGGATAGCGGTGAGATCAAGGGGTGATGCAAGAATAGCTATCAACTCTTTGAGAATAGCTGCGGAGGAAGCTGAAAAAGAGGACTTGGAAGAGATAACTAGTAACATCATAGATGAATCGATCCCGGAGGCTGAGAAGGAAAACAAGTCCAAATCGAAGGAGAAGCTCACCAACCATCAAAGAGTCCTCTACGATATTATAGAAGATGAAGGAGAAATTAAACCAGGGAAACTGTATGAAAAGTATGAGGAAGAGATCGAAAATCCTAAGGTTAAGAGAACCTTGAGAAAATATCTTTCAAAGATGGATCATTACCGGCTGATAGAATCCGAAGGAGAAGGACGCTGGCGGAAATACATGATACAGGAATAG
- a CDS encoding 30S ribosomal protein S8e, with amino-acid sequence MAILHRQSGRKKTGGRKRRNRKPKKHEMGSEFSAPEKGEKKVEKRKTRGGNQKNVVKRAEKINLATDGEVENVEIESVEDNPANPNYVRRSLLTKGTVVQTSEGKARVTSRPGQEGVINGELVDE; translated from the coding sequence ATGGCCATTTTACACAGACAATCCGGCAGAAAGAAAACTGGTGGAAGAAAAAGAAGAAACCGGAAACCCAAAAAACACGAGATGGGATCTGAGTTCTCAGCACCTGAGAAAGGAGAGAAAAAAGTTGAGAAGAGAAAGACCAGAGGAGGCAATCAGAAGAATGTAGTCAAAAGAGCAGAGAAAATTAACTTGGCTACTGACGGCGAAGTAGAGAATGTAGAGATCGAATCAGTTGAAGACAACCCTGCCAACCCCAACTATGTGAGAAGATCACTTCTGACCAAGGGAACGGTTGTCCAGACTTCCGAAGGAAAGGCCAGAGTGACTTCCCGGCCCGGACAGGAAGGAGTAATTAACGGCGAGCTCGTTGACGAATAA
- a CDS encoding 50S ribosomal protein L37e has protein sequence MGLNKGKRNNKSHGKCRRCGEKSFHLRKKECASCGFGKTSKRNDFDKAKPRKQ, from the coding sequence ATGGGACTAAACAAAGGAAAACGAAACAACAAATCACACGGCAAATGCCGACGATGTGGAGAAAAATCCTTCCATCTCAGAAAAAAAGAGTGCGCATCATGCGGATTTGGAAAGACCTCGAAAAGAAACGACTTTGACAAGGCCAAGCCGAGAAAACAGTGA
- a CDS encoding antitoxin, translating into MIKQLGSKNSIMSDIVSTKDTLHGKPRIKGSRVNAETLYELHKIREMTLEEIAEQYPSISVEDVEAAVEYMKNEKDDRASVTA; encoded by the coding sequence ATGATAAAACAGCTTGGCTCTAAAAACTCCATTATGTCTGATATTGTCTCTACAAAAGACACGCTTCACGGCAAACCAAGAATCAAGGGTAGTAGAGTAAATGCAGAGACACTCTACGAACTACATAAAATTAGAGAGATGACTCTTGAAGAAATTGCCGAGCAGTATCCAAGCATTTCTGTTGAAGATGTAGAGGCAGCGGTCGAGTACATGAAAAATGAGAAAGACGATAGGGCATCAGTAACGGCTTAA
- a CDS encoding deoxyribodipyrimidine photolyase has product MDRKVVWHRNDLRLRDNKALSEAGQKAVPIYIFDPNWLENELVSDTRIEFVIECLQDLNRQYQAKNSRIALFKGNPVKVLSGLQDEGYEIYFNEDANHFRRQMEEKARQRFTGFTGDGIVRNKEGARKNWRANAENYIKSKPFRTPEDIEDNPLEAGIKLDEIREKYDIEPEKKKFGPGGSKEAGKRLQDFLDNIEKYPSSISSPIKAEKNTSHLSPYIRYGCVSRRQVFRHAKWRAKNSEKPDKFEMFIDRIYWHLNISQKVEDNPKLHKESVNPVFRDLNKEDRSEEKINAWKKGETGYPLVDASMRALVETGWINFRMRAMCATFFSYILGQWWKEGADFFYKHLIDSDIAINYYQWQMHSGIVGVHKHRIYNPTKQIKDNDPEGKFIKKYVPELRALSPEQIVKPWEMSDKEQRKTGVDIGKNYPEPIVNRKNKAQKARKFFKAKKGEAYAAFKDDEVWKRASLSPKHDREQIIENASNQKSLTEY; this is encoded by the coding sequence ATGGACAGGAAAGTAGTTTGGCATAGGAACGACTTGAGGCTCAGGGATAACAAAGCGCTATCTGAGGCCGGGCAAAAAGCCGTTCCGATTTATATTTTTGATCCTAACTGGTTAGAGAATGAATTAGTTTCGGATACTAGAATAGAGTTTGTGATTGAGTGCCTCCAAGATTTGAACAGGCAGTATCAAGCCAAAAACTCGAGGATAGCACTTTTCAAAGGGAATCCGGTCAAAGTTTTATCCGGATTACAGGATGAAGGGTATGAAATATATTTTAACGAGGATGCTAATCATTTTCGTCGACAAATGGAAGAAAAAGCTAGACAGAGATTTACAGGTTTCACGGGTGACGGAATAGTAAGAAATAAGGAAGGAGCTAGGAAAAACTGGAGAGCAAATGCAGAAAACTACATCAAATCAAAACCCTTTAGAACTCCTGAGGATATAGAAGATAATCCTTTAGAGGCCGGAATCAAACTTGATGAAATAAGAGAAAAGTATGACATCGAACCTGAAAAGAAAAAATTTGGTCCTGGAGGATCTAAAGAAGCAGGCAAACGTCTTCAAGACTTTCTAGATAACATAGAGAAATACCCATCAAGTATTTCCTCACCTATAAAAGCGGAGAAAAACACTTCACATCTATCACCATATATCAGATATGGTTGTGTATCAAGACGGCAAGTTTTCAGACACGCCAAGTGGAGAGCAAAAAACTCTGAAAAACCAGATAAGTTCGAAATGTTTATCGATAGAATCTATTGGCATCTGAATATAAGCCAAAAAGTAGAAGATAATCCGAAATTGCATAAGGAATCTGTCAATCCTGTTTTCAGAGATTTAAACAAAGAAGATAGAAGTGAAGAAAAAATCAATGCCTGGAAAAAAGGAGAAACCGGTTATCCATTAGTTGATGCTTCGATGAGAGCTCTGGTGGAAACTGGTTGGATCAATTTTCGCATGAGAGCGATGTGTGCTACATTTTTCTCATACATTCTAGGACAGTGGTGGAAAGAAGGCGCCGATTTCTTCTACAAACATTTGATAGATTCAGACATAGCTATAAACTACTACCAGTGGCAGATGCATTCCGGAATCGTAGGTGTCCACAAACACAGAATATACAACCCAACCAAACAGATAAAGGATAATGATCCCGAAGGAAAATTTATCAAAAAGTACGTACCAGAACTAAGAGCTTTGAGTCCGGAACAGATAGTGAAACCATGGGAAATGTCAGATAAAGAGCAGAGAAAAACCGGCGTGGATATAGGTAAAAACTATCCAGAACCAATTGTAAACCGCAAAAATAAAGCACAAAAAGCTAGAAAATTCTTCAAAGCAAAGAAAGGAGAAGCATACGCTGCATTCAAAGATGACGAAGTCTGGAAAAGAGCTTCTTTAAGCCCAAAACATGATAGAGAGCAAATAATTGAGAATGCATCAAATCAAAAATCATTAACAGAATACTGA
- a CDS encoding glutaredoxin, which translates to MLEVYQFEGCPYCSKVRQKLTDLGIDYIARQADPNDRSRVEEVSGQTNVPVLVDPNTDTIMPESDDIVDHLEEHYG; encoded by the coding sequence ATGCTTGAAGTATACCAGTTTGAAGGATGTCCTTACTGCTCAAAGGTAAGACAAAAACTGACTGATCTTGGAATCGACTATATAGCAAGACAGGCCGATCCTAACGACCGTTCACGGGTAGAAGAAGTCTCTGGACAGACCAATGTACCGGTTCTAGTAGATCCAAATACAGACACTATTATGCCGGAGAGTGATGATATAGTAGATCATCTTGAGGAACACTATGGCTAA
- a CDS encoding GTP-binding protein produces the protein MIKRLKELFSNLFTDSGKDDIGIGIYGPPNAGKSTLANQISKDLTGDDMSDVSEVPHETRAVEKKEKVAIEADDGRSLEINLLDMPGISTNVDFKDFTEHGLEEEDAKGRAKEATKGIVEAIKYLDDVDACLVIFDSTEDPYTQVNVTIIGNLEAKDIPILVLANKVDLEGAEPERVRDAFPQHPVLEISAKDGTNIDKLYEEIIERLS, from the coding sequence ATGATAAAGCGTTTGAAGGAACTTTTCAGCAATTTATTCACTGATTCGGGAAAAGATGATATCGGGATAGGTATTTACGGGCCGCCAAACGCTGGTAAGTCAACCCTTGCTAACCAGATTTCTAAGGATCTAACAGGGGATGACATGAGCGATGTTTCCGAAGTGCCTCACGAAACTAGAGCAGTTGAGAAAAAGGAAAAAGTTGCTATAGAAGCCGATGATGGAAGATCTCTCGAAATCAATCTACTAGATATGCCAGGCATCTCAACAAATGTCGACTTCAAAGATTTCACAGAACACGGCCTAGAGGAAGAGGACGCTAAAGGACGCGCCAAGGAAGCGACAAAGGGAATTGTAGAAGCCATTAAATATTTGGACGACGTAGATGCATGTCTGGTGATCTTCGACTCAACAGAGGACCCTTACACGCAGGTAAACGTTACAATTATCGGGAACCTTGAAGCCAAGGACATACCAATTCTAGTTCTCGCCAACAAGGTCGATCTAGAGGGCGCAGAACCAGAAAGAGTTAGAGATGCATTCCCTCAACACCCTGTACTGGAGATTTCCGCTAAAGACGGCACAAATATCGACAAACTTTATGAGGAAATAATAGAAAGGTTAAGTTAG
- a CDS encoding haloacid dehalogenase: MDWHNKEKKNVISELDTNEGGLSNQEADKRLEEQGENSIRSGDSVSAPKLFLSQFQDNLIYLLMAAGILSVAIGFMPGHEPEYTEAAIIFLILFANGTFGFIQDYRAEKSIEALKKMATPSATVRKDGKKKEIDSTKVVPGDVIFLEQGDAVPADARLLEAESLETDESSLTGESSSVSKAPGELDGHTSLAERDNMVFMNTHVVKGRGKAVVVETGMGTQVGDIAEEIEDADNKDTPFQEEVDKLGKRIGVLVIGIVSLVGAIQMLLTGADLLTVLLLAIGLSVAAIPESLPAIVTLTLALGSKKLLNKDALVRRLPVVEALGSVNYIVTDKTGTLTEGIMTVKNLYYQGEEFNVSGTGLATEGEFTREGSEVDNDYLKPLLECGVYCNNAEKNRDKSDEEFRGEPTEIALNVSGEKAGIELDKERKTSIPFSSDRKRMTVVTEDNTAYMKGAPEVVLERCDRILLDGEKKELTEERKQEILDRNQEFARRALRVLGFARKEVKDIEIEDDELESEMVFLGLQGMIDPPRQEVKDAVDDCRTAGIGVVMATGDNIETAKAVGRELGFDPEGAIKGQEIERMSDEELENKVRDTEIFARVSPEHKVRISQALQDQDYTIAMTGDGVNDAPALKNSDVGIAMGQRGTDVAKKSSDMVLQDDNFVTIRDAIAEGRAIFDNIRKVTNQLLSTNSGEVMFVFLGILIGGLFFPEYFSGSNSVVLTAVMILWVNFASDGPPAIALGEDPKVDGIMERQPRSRDVSIIDKKILSMIAFTGPAAAFTMLPLFFWNIENFVLAQTMLFMALAFFEIMMFQVIRRDYGLKLWDNKYLIAGMLFASISHLLILYTPIGEYFGITPLSLVQWGYIAGALAIFTAIELTFRRFLSRKFGDRKTHLHDK, from the coding sequence ATGGACTGGCACAATAAGGAAAAGAAGAATGTAATATCTGAGCTGGATACAAATGAAGGAGGTCTTTCGAACCAGGAAGCTGATAAACGGCTCGAAGAGCAAGGCGAGAACAGTATCAGAAGCGGTGACTCTGTTTCAGCGCCAAAATTATTTCTAAGTCAGTTCCAAGACAACCTAATCTATCTTCTGATGGCCGCTGGAATTCTTTCTGTTGCCATAGGTTTTATGCCAGGTCATGAACCGGAATATACTGAGGCAGCTATAATCTTCCTCATACTTTTTGCTAACGGCACATTTGGTTTTATACAGGACTATAGAGCCGAAAAATCGATTGAAGCTTTGAAGAAAATGGCAACACCAAGTGCGACAGTTAGAAAGGATGGTAAAAAGAAGGAAATTGATTCAACCAAGGTTGTTCCCGGCGATGTAATTTTTCTTGAGCAGGGAGATGCGGTTCCGGCCGATGCCCGGCTTTTGGAAGCGGAATCGCTTGAAACTGATGAGTCCTCGTTGACAGGTGAAAGCAGTTCAGTATCTAAGGCTCCTGGTGAATTGGATGGTCATACTTCCCTCGCCGAGAGAGATAACATGGTTTTCATGAATACTCATGTGGTTAAGGGTAGAGGGAAGGCTGTAGTGGTTGAGACAGGGATGGGAACTCAGGTAGGAGATATTGCCGAGGAGATAGAGGATGCTGATAATAAGGACACTCCATTCCAAGAGGAGGTGGACAAGCTTGGAAAGAGAATAGGTGTACTGGTCATAGGAATTGTTTCTCTTGTAGGAGCTATTCAGATGCTTTTGACCGGGGCAGACTTGCTGACAGTTTTATTACTTGCTATCGGGCTTTCGGTAGCGGCTATACCTGAGTCTTTACCTGCGATTGTGACCTTGACTCTGGCTCTTGGCTCAAAAAAATTACTGAATAAGGATGCATTGGTAAGGAGGTTGCCGGTAGTTGAGGCACTCGGTTCTGTAAACTATATTGTTACTGACAAGACCGGTACCTTGACAGAAGGCATAATGACAGTCAAAAACCTCTACTACCAGGGCGAAGAGTTCAACGTCTCAGGTACAGGCCTCGCTACAGAAGGAGAGTTCACGAGAGAAGGTTCAGAGGTTGATAATGATTACTTAAAGCCTTTACTGGAATGCGGTGTTTACTGCAACAATGCTGAGAAAAACAGGGATAAGTCTGATGAAGAGTTCCGAGGAGAGCCGACAGAAATCGCTCTAAATGTTTCAGGAGAAAAAGCCGGGATCGAGTTAGATAAAGAAAGAAAAACAAGTATACCTTTCTCTTCTGATCGAAAGAGAATGACCGTGGTAACAGAAGATAATACTGCCTATATGAAAGGTGCTCCAGAGGTTGTCCTTGAAAGGTGTGATAGGATTCTTCTTGACGGTGAGAAAAAGGAGCTGACAGAGGAAAGAAAACAGGAAATACTTGACAGAAACCAGGAATTCGCCCGTAGAGCATTAAGAGTCCTCGGGTTTGCGAGGAAGGAAGTTAAGGATATCGAGATCGAAGATGATGAACTGGAAAGCGAGATGGTGTTTCTCGGCCTACAGGGTATGATAGATCCTCCAAGACAGGAGGTTAAAGATGCTGTAGATGACTGCAGAACCGCCGGAATAGGTGTTGTAATGGCAACGGGCGATAACATTGAAACTGCAAAAGCAGTTGGAAGAGAACTCGGCTTTGATCCGGAAGGCGCGATCAAAGGCCAGGAGATAGAAAGGATGAGCGATGAAGAACTTGAGAATAAGGTAAGAGATACTGAAATATTTGCCCGTGTTTCACCTGAACATAAAGTTAGAATCTCGCAGGCGCTTCAAGATCAGGACTACACTATAGCGATGACCGGTGACGGGGTAAATGATGCCCCGGCGTTAAAGAATTCGGATGTCGGAATTGCTATGGGCCAAAGAGGTACAGATGTCGCAAAGAAAAGCTCTGATATGGTTTTACAGGATGATAATTTTGTAACTATAAGGGATGCTATCGCTGAAGGCCGGGCTATATTCGATAATATCAGGAAGGTAACGAATCAGCTTCTATCAACTAACTCTGGAGAGGTAATGTTCGTGTTTCTGGGTATCCTTATCGGTGGATTGTTTTTCCCAGAGTACTTTTCGGGCAGTAACTCAGTTGTTTTAACAGCGGTTATGATACTCTGGGTAAACTTTGCAAGTGACGGTCCTCCGGCGATTGCCTTAGGGGAAGACCCGAAAGTCGATGGCATAATGGAGAGGCAGCCTAGAAGCAGAGATGTATCCATCATAGACAAGAAAATTCTTTCGATGATAGCCTTCACCGGTCCGGCGGCAGCTTTTACAATGCTGCCACTATTCTTCTGGAATATTGAAAACTTTGTTCTGGCTCAGACCATGCTCTTCATGGCCCTGGCATTCTTCGAGATCATGATGTTCCAAGTAATAAGAAGAGATTACGGACTCAAACTCTGGGATAACAAGTATCTGATAGCAGGAATGCTTTTCGCCTCAATCTCTCATCTACTGATACTCTACACCCCAATCGGAGAATACTTCGGCATTACACCGCTAAGCCTTGTTCAATGGGGTTACATTGCTGGAGCTCTAGCAATCTTCACAGCTATCGAACTCACCTTTAGAAGGTTTTTGTCCCGGAAATTCGGTGATAGGAAAACACATCTCCATGACAAATAG
- a CDS encoding cold-shock protein codes for MVKGTVKFFHDQKRYGFIETEEMDDDVFFHEDDLEGDVEVGEDDEVEFETEEGDKGPKAVDVTGV; via the coding sequence ATTGTGAAAGGTACAGTTAAGTTCTTCCACGATCAGAAGCGATACGGATTTATCGAAACTGAAGAAATGGACGACGATGTATTCTTCCACGAAGACGATCTTGAAGGAGACGTTGAAGTTGGAGAAGACGACGAAGTAGAATTCGAGACTGAGGAAGGAGACAAAGGACCGAAAGCAGTAGACGTCACAGGAGTATAA
- a CDS encoding TIGR00269 family protein, with protein MSEDKICLKCGEEAVIHREYEGRSLCEEHFTEDIGKKVKKTIRKDGLVESGDTIAVGLSGGKDSAVMLEMLSKVFGERPDIEIIGVSVHEGIDEYRDESISAAQKLCDELGVKLEVGRYSDYYDLKMDDVAGAGELGNCTYCGIMRRDLLNKLCCEVDADKVAIGHNLDDEAQAIMMNHLKGDMKRLARIGARTDAVEHEKFVPRIKPLIDVMEKEIALYSRLHDLGVIDRCPHVQEGTMRPMVKSFLNKLESQMPGTKHSIVSQGRRLSDIVEGEIEVDEENKLRECEECGEPCSSDICRKCELMENIKEAADQSKEHSYTKQ; from the coding sequence ATGTCTGAGGATAAAATCTGCTTGAAATGTGGGGAAGAAGCTGTAATCCACAGAGAATACGAGGGTAGAAGTCTTTGCGAGGAGCACTTCACTGAAGATATCGGCAAGAAGGTCAAGAAAACGATCAGGAAAGATGGTCTGGTAGAATCCGGCGACACCATAGCAGTGGGGCTTTCCGGCGGGAAAGATTCTGCGGTAATGCTTGAAATGCTCAGCAAAGTTTTCGGCGAAAGACCTGATATCGAGATTATTGGAGTATCTGTACATGAGGGCATAGATGAGTACAGGGATGAATCAATTTCTGCAGCGCAAAAGCTGTGTGATGAACTTGGAGTTAAGCTTGAAGTCGGTAGATACTCAGATTACTATGATCTCAAGATGGATGATGTGGCTGGGGCCGGCGAACTCGGAAACTGTACCTACTGCGGGATCATGAGACGAGATCTCCTGAACAAGCTTTGCTGCGAAGTTGACGCTGATAAAGTGGCAATAGGCCATAATCTAGATGATGAGGCACAGGCAATTATGATGAACCATCTGAAAGGCGATATGAAACGGTTGGCACGGATTGGAGCGAGGACTGACGCGGTAGAACATGAAAAGTTTGTGCCGAGAATCAAGCCGCTCATTGATGTAATGGAGAAGGAGATCGCGCTTTATTCTCGTTTACATGATCTCGGTGTGATAGACCGTTGTCCTCATGTCCAGGAAGGAACTATGAGACCTATGGTGAAGAGCTTCCTCAATAAGCTTGAGTCACAGATGCCAGGAACAAAACACTCAATTGTATCACAAGGAAGAAGGCTCAGCGATATTGTTGAAGGAGAAATCGAAGTTGATGAAGAAAACAAACTACGGGAATGCGAGGAATGTGGAGAACCCTGTTCTTCGGATATATGCCGGAAATGCGAGCTTATGGAGAATATCAAGGAAGCCGCAGACCAGAGCAAGGAACACAGTTATACAAAGCAATAA
- a CDS encoding glucose-1-phosphate thymidylyltransferase codes for MKAVVLAGGHATRLWPITKDRAKPLLPLGKKPIIEYILEDLEDLEEVIISTNDKFAQDFRNYIDEYNRDNVKVAVESQQSEEEKPGTIGAIINLLDEEDIDDDLLVIGGDNYYSFNTSDFLDFCRQKKAPVNVVYDVKDLDLATGFGIVDTDGDKIKDFVEKPEQPPSTLASTACYYFPKEDIELFHKYEKHFKDTDVPANKYLDEPGRLIEWAHKKTDMFTYSFDGDWHDIGTVQGYVEAMSSLVDGNIIKGDTENSDIGENVFIMKGTTLKDTTVENSIIFANTEINDSEIRNSIIDKSCEIEDTDMKNALVGEHTTL; via the coding sequence ATGAAAGCAGTAGTTCTGGCTGGAGGACACGCCACACGTTTATGGCCAATTACCAAAGATCGCGCTAAACCGCTTCTACCGCTGGGAAAGAAGCCTATAATCGAGTATATTCTAGAGGACTTAGAGGATCTTGAGGAGGTAATTATCTCAACGAACGACAAGTTTGCACAAGATTTCCGGAACTACATTGATGAATATAACAGAGACAATGTAAAGGTAGCAGTTGAAAGCCAGCAGAGTGAAGAGGAGAAACCGGGAACGATCGGCGCAATCATCAATTTGCTTGACGAGGAAGATATTGATGATGATCTCCTTGTGATCGGCGGCGATAACTACTACAGCTTCAATACTTCAGATTTCCTTGATTTCTGCAGACAAAAAAAGGCGCCTGTAAATGTAGTTTATGATGTGAAGGATCTAGATCTAGCTACCGGTTTCGGTATCGTGGATACCGATGGAGATAAAATAAAGGACTTTGTGGAGAAACCTGAACAACCACCTTCGACACTTGCTTCAACCGCATGCTATTACTTCCCGAAAGAGGATATAGAACTCTTCCATAAGTATGAGAAACATTTCAAGGATACAGATGTTCCCGCCAATAAATACCTTGATGAGCCCGGAAGGCTTATTGAATGGGCTCACAAGAAAACCGATATGTTTACTTATAGCTTTGATGGTGATTGGCATGATATAGGAACAGTTCAAGGTTATGTTGAGGCAATGAGCTCTCTCGTAGATGGAAACATCATCAAGGGAGATACAGAGAACTCTGATATAGGAGAAAACGTTTTCATCATGAAAGGAACCACACTGAAAGATACGACAGTTGAGAACTCCATAATATTTGCGAACACGGAAATAAATGACAGTGAAATCAGGAACTCGATCATTGATAAGTCCTGCGAGATAGAAGATACCGATATGAAAAACGCACTGGTTGGAGAACATACAACACTTTAA